The Panicum virgatum strain AP13 chromosome 5K, P.virgatum_v5, whole genome shotgun sequence genome has a window encoding:
- the LOC120706866 gene encoding glyoxysomal fatty acid beta-oxidation multifunctional protein MFP-a-like gives MAAKGRTELEVGADGVAVITICNPPVNSLSIDVLYSLKESYEEALRRNDVKAIVVTGKGGKFSGGFDISSFGGLQGGQTMQPKVGYIAIDILTDTLEAATKPSVAAIDGLALGGGLEVAMACHARIATPMAQLGLPELQLGIIPGFGGTQRLPRLVGLTKSLEMMLLSKPIKGGEAHELGLVDALVSPNDLVNTARQWALDIYELRRPWIKSLYKTDKLEPLGEAREILKFARAQAQKQAANLHHPLVCIDVVEEGIVAGPRAGLWKEATAFQDLLFSDTCKSLLHVFFSQRATSKIPGATDLGLMPRKISKVAILGGGLMGSGIATAMILSNYPVILKEVNEKFLNAGIDRIKANLQSRVRKGKMTDERYEKAMSLVTGVLDYEHFKDVDLVIEAVIENVKLKQQIFSDLENYCPSHCILATNTSTIDLNLIGEKTKSQDRIVGAHFFSPAHVMPLLEIVRTQHTSPQVVVDLLDVGKKIKKTPIVVGNCTGFAVNRMFFPYTQSALFYVDLGMDVYKIDRACTKFGMPMGPFRLADLVGFGVAVATGMQYLENFPERVYKSMLLPLMMEDNRAGEATQKGFYKYEGKRKATPDPEIMKYIEKSRKMAGVTPDPELLKLSEKDIVEMVFFPVINEACRVLDEGIAVKASDLDIASIFGMGFPPYRGGVMHWADSIGAKYIHGKLEEWTNRYGGFFKPCSYLADRAAKGIPLSALANKVQARL, from the exons atggcggccaaGGGGAGgacggagctggaggtgggcgCCGACGGCGTCGCCGTCATCACCATCTGCAACCCGCCGGTCAACTCGCTCTCCATCGACG TCTTATATAGCTTAAAGGAAAGCTATGAAGAAGCCCTTCGGAGAAACGATGTCAAAGCCATTGTTGTTACAG GGAAGGGAGGAAAATTTTCTGGAGGATTTGATATTAGTTCCTTCGGTGGTCTTCAGGGAGGCCAAA CGATGCAACCAAAGGTTGGTTATATAGCAATTGATATCCTCACAGATACCCTAGAAG CTGCGACAAAGCCATCGGTGGCAGCAATAGATGGTCTTGCTCTTGGCGGTGGATTAGAAGTTGCCATG GCATGCCATGCACGTATTGCAACTCCAATGGCTCAATTAGGTCTTCCAGAACTTCAACTTGGAATTATTCCAGGATTTGGAG GAACACAACGACTCCCACGTCTTGTTGGACTGACAAAATCTCTGGAAATGATGTTG CTATCTAAACCAATCAAGGGTGGTGAGGCACATGAACTGGGTTTGGTTGATGCCTTAGTTTCTCCTAATGATTTGGTGAATACTGCTCGTCAATGGGCTTTGGATATATATGAACTTAGGAGGCCATGGATCAAAAGCCTTTACAAGACTGACAAGCTAGAACCTCTTGGAGAGGCTCGGGAAATTCTGAAGTTTGCAAGAGCTCAAGCTCAAAAGCAAGCAGCTAATCTTCACCACCCACTTGTTTGTATTGATGTTGTTGAAGAAGGCATAGTTGCAGGACCAAGAGCAGGGCTCTGGAAG GAAGCAACTGCTTTCCAGGACCTGCTTTTTTCAGATACATGTAAAAGCTTGCTCCATGTGTTTTTTTCTCAGAGGGCAACATCAAAG ATTCCAGGTGCTACAGACTTGGGGTTGATGCCTAGGAAAATAAGTAAAGTTGCCATATTAGGTGGTGGACTTATGGGTTCAGGAATTGCAACCGCAATGATATTAAGTAACTATCCTGTGATACTTAAAGAAGTAAATGAAAAGTTTCTAAATGCTGGAATTGACAGAATCAAAG CCAATTTGCAGAGCCGGGTGCGGAAAGGGAAAATGACCGACGAGAGATATGAGAAGGCTATGTCTCTTGTCACAGGTGTCCTTGATTATGAACATTTCAAAGATGTGGACCTAGTTATTGAG GCAGTTATTGAGAATGTGAAGTTGAAGCAGCAAATATTTTCTGACTTGGAAAACTACTGTCCTTCCCATTGTATCCTTGCTACTAACACATCTACAATTGATCTTAATCTAATTGGAGAGAAAACAAAGTCTCAAGATCGTATTGTTGGTGCACACTTCTTTAG TCCTGCGCATGTGATGCCACTTCTGGAAATAGTCCGTACCCAGCACACCTCACCACAAGTTGTTGTTGACTTGTTGGATGTTGGGAAGAAGATAAAAAAGACACCGATAGTGGTTGGGAACTGTACGGGCTTTGCAGTTAACAGGATGTTCTTTCCGTACACTCAATCAGCACTCTTTTATGTTGATCTTGGTATGGATGTTTATAAGATTGATCGTGCCTGTACCAAATTCGGAATGCCCATGGGTCCTTTCAG ACTGGCAGACCTGGTTGGATTTGGTGTGGCTGTGGCCACTGGTATGCAATACCTTGAAAATTTCCCAGAGAGGGTCTACAAATCAATGCTACTTCCTCTCATGATGGAGGACAATAGGGCAG GTGAGGCCACGCAAAAGGGGTTTTACAAGTACGAGGGAAAGAGGAAGGCCACACCTGATCCTGAAATCATGAAATATATTGAAAAGTCTAGGAAAATGGCAGGAGTTACACCAGATCCTGAG TTGCTGAAGCTAAGTGAGAAAGACATAGTTGAGATGGTGTTTTTCCCGGTGATAAATGAAGCCTGCCGGGTCCTTGATGAGGGTATCGCAGTCAAAGCTTCTGACCTTGACATTGCCTCCATCTTTGGCATGGGATTCCCACCTTACAG GGGAGGTGTTATGCACTGGGCGGATTCCATCGGTGCAAAGTACATTCATGGAAAGTTGGAAGAGTGGACAAACCGGTATGGCGGCTTCTTCAAGCCTTGTTCTTACCTTGCTGATAGAGCTGCAAAAGGGATTCCTCTG AGCGCACTGGCAAATAAAGTTCAGGCTCGGCTATAA
- the LOC120706867 gene encoding serine/threonine-protein phosphatase PP1-like, which translates to MAARASTGAMDAAAVDEVLRRLVEGGRGGRQVQLSEAEIRQLCVEAKQVLLAQPNLLRIHAPAKICGDIHGQFVDLLRLFDLGGYPPTSTYIFLGDYVDRGKQSLETICLLLAYKLKYPDNIYLLRGNHEDAKINRVYGFYDECKRRFNVRLWKIFCDCFNCFPMAALIDDKVLCMHGGLSPELNSLDQIKDIERPTEIPDYGLLCDLLWSDPSPDTEGWGESDRGVSCTFGADKLVEFLEKNDLDLVCRAHQVVEDGYEFFAERRLVTIFSAPNYCGEFDNAGALLSIDESLMCSFQILKPTETGAPHSRKPLPNKTTKAENV; encoded by the exons ATGGCGGCGCGGGCATCGACGGGGGCGATGGACGCCGCGGCGGTGGACGAGGTGCTGCGGCGCCTCGTcgagggcggccgcggcgggcggcaggTGCAGCTGTCGGAGGCCGAGATCCGCCAGCTCTGCGTCGAGGCCAAGCAGGTGCTGCTCGCGCAGCCCAACCTCCTCCGCATCCACGCGCCCGCCAAGATCTGCG GTGATATCCACGGTCAGTTTGTTGATCTTCTGAGGCTATTCGATTTGGGTGGTTATCCTCCGACTTCAACTTATATTTTCCTTGGAGACTATGTGGATAGAGGCAAACAAAGCTTAGAAACCATATGTCTTCTTCTGGCATACAAGTTGAAGTACCCTGATAATATATACCTTTTAAGGGGGAACCATGAAGATGCAAAAATTAACAGAGTATACGGTTTCTATGATGAATGTAAAAGGAGATTCAATGTTCGTCTATGGAAGATATTCTGTGATTGCTTCAATTGCTTTCCTATGGCAGCACTTATTGATGACAAAGTACTATGCATGCATGGTGGCCTCTCACCTGAATTGAATAGcttggatcaaataaaagatatTGAGAGGCCTACTGAAATTCCTGACTATGGTCTTCTGTGTGATCTCCTTTGGTCTGATCCTAGTCCTGATACAGAAGGGTGGGGGGAGAGTGATAGAGGTGTTTCTTGCACTTTTGGTGCAGATAAGCTTGTAGAATTCTTGGAGAAGAATGATCTTGACCTTGTGTGCCGAGCTCATCAG gtgGTAGAAGATGGCTATGAGTTCTTTGCAGAGAGGAGATTAGTGACAATCTTTTCAGCTCCAAACTATTGCGGTGAATTTGACAATGCAGGTGCTCTATTGAGCATAGATGAAAGCTTAATGTGTTCTTTTCAGATATTGAAACCAACTGAAACAGGTGCACCACATTCAAGGAAACCTCTTCCAAACAAG ACAACAAAAGCAGAGAACGTCTAA